One segment of Drosophila mauritiana strain mau12 chromosome 3R, ASM438214v1, whole genome shotgun sequence DNA contains the following:
- the LOC117145894 gene encoding metallothionein-4 — translation MGCKACGTNCQCSATKCGDNCACSQQCQCSCKNGPKDKCCSTKN, via the exons ATGGGTTGCAAGGCTTGTGGAACAA ACTGCCAGTGCTCCGCCACCAAGTGCGGCGACAACTGCGCCTGCAGCCAGCAGTGCCAGTGCTCCTGCAAGAACGGACCCAAGGACAAGTGCTGCTCCACCAAAAACTAG
- the LOC117145895 gene encoding metallothionein-2 — protein sequence MPCKGCGNNCQCSAGKCGSNCAGNSQCQCAAKTGAKCCQAK from the exons ATGCCTTGCAAGGGATGTGGAAACA ACTGCCAGTGCTCAGCCGGAAAGTGCGGAAGTAACTGTGCCGGAAACAGCCAATGCCAATGCGCCGCCAAGACGGGAGCCAAGTGCTGTCAGGCAAAGTGA